One Heteronotia binoei isolate CCM8104 ecotype False Entrance Well chromosome 10, APGP_CSIRO_Hbin_v1, whole genome shotgun sequence genomic region harbors:
- the NPVF gene encoding pro-FMRFamide-related neuropeptide VF — protein MRIISVNRFLLFTLASCFLLAPKIICLDEAVMTSLQSREEYSDNYSESNEDIEEKQRHLNLDELKNWGLKNIVKMSMPTVNKMPSSVANLPLRFGRNFQEERSIKPAANLPLRFGRAFEGILSSYTLPFTHRFERAPFVQSSIHSLANLPQRFGRSLLFILPQEIQQSDQETNK, from the exons ATGAGAATTATCTCAGTGAACAGGTTTCTTTTATTTACTTTAGCCTCATGTTTCCTTTTAGCACCAAAAATCATTTGCCTTGATGAAGCAGTCATGACCAGTTTGCAGAGCAGAGAAGAGTACAGCGATAACTATTCAGAG TCTAATGAAGACATAGAAGAAAAGCAGAGACATCTGAACCTTGATGAGCTAAAGAACTGGGGATTAAAGAACATTGTGAAGATGAGCATGCCTACAGTGAACAAGATGCCAAGTTCAGTCGCTAATTTGCCTCTGAGGTTTGGTAGAAATTTTCAGGAAGAAAGAAGCATCAAGCCAGCAGCCAACCTGCCCCTCAGGTTTGGAAGGGCATTTGAAGGCATCCTTTCAAGTTATACCCTTCCTTTCACACACAGGTTTGAGAGAGCTCCTTTTGTTCAAAGCTCCATCCATTCTCTTGCTAACTTGCCACAAAGGTTTGGAAGATCCCTTCTCTTCATCCTACCTCAAGAGATCCAACAGTCTGATCAAGAAACCAACAAGTAA